DNA from Toxoplasma gondii ME49 chromosome X, whole genome shotgun sequence:
GGCTCCCGCCAAGGAGGCACTGTCGCCTGCTGCTGAGCCTCGGAGAAAGGCGCGCAGCGTTCGCAAGTCACTGCCTGCCCCGAGTGCCGACCAGGAACTCGAAGCATCCCGCGCAGAAGACGCGTTCCACCTCGACAAAAAACTCCGGCGCACTGTTTGATCTCTCGAGTCTGACAGCGAGTCCTGCGAGTCcccagacgagagagaaaacgcaggccTCCTGCACCGCCGCCGCAAAGGAAACGCGTGCGGTACGCTCGCCATCGATACTGTCAGTCGCTCTTCATCACTCGAACTCAACACCGTCGACCACgactcctcgtcttctctctcgtcttctctctcgtcgtctctctcgtcttctctttcgtcttctctctcgaggtctctctcgtcttctctttcgtcttctctttcgtcttctcttgcgactcctgtctcgcgctgtctctccggaACTGTCTCTTGAGGCTCGACAAGTCTCCGAGCACGGGCCGCGCGAGACGCGCCTCGCGGAAAGAACGAGGAgcgccgctgtctccatcCCAGGAACCCAAGCGCCTGCGGGGTCTCGGCTGGGGGCGAGGCAAACGTGTCTCCGCATGCGACGGCGCCGTCGGTCACATCGTCAGAGTCGAAACTCAAATTCGGTCCTACAAACAGCAGCCGCGGCACAAACGTCTCGTTCGCAGCCGACaggcgccgcctctcctcgtcttcgcgaggctgctctccctctcggtctccgtctcgctcgCCCTCTCGCAAAGACGGCGGAGAGAGCTCTTGTCTCACAATCTGCGAAAGGCGACCCCTACGCACATGCCAAGGAGAcaacaaagaagacgaggaaaacgaagaagacgagacgtcAGATGAGCGGTTGAAACTAGACCCGTGAGGCTGGCCGACGCCGGCGGCTCTCAGAATGTCACTGACTCTCCGGTCGAGTTCTCGCGTGCTGCGAATCAACATGCCGCTCGGGCCTGCCTCGAAGGCTGCAATGCGCCGCTCCCGTCGTGGATGAGTTGACTGTCTCGCGTTGCCGCATGCGCttgctctccttcgcgtcacgctggcttctctgcagctccgaGGCGTTCCAACATCCTCGCAGTCGCGCAtccctctcctttcgtcCCGATCCACAGGCcactgttcttcctcttgttctccttcttgttctctctcttgttctctcccttctctctcttgttctcttccttgttctctctcttgttctcttccttgttctctctcttgttctcttccttgttctctctcttgttctcttccttgttctctctcttgttctcttccttgttctctctcttgttctctctcttgttctcttccttgttctctctcttgttgtcttccttgttctctctcttgttcttcgtcGCAGTCACGTGCCGCGGCGCGACTCGCGCTGAGgcgggtgtctccgccgAGTCGTTCGTCCTCGTGTATCGGGTCGCgtgcgtcttcttttgctGTTCTTGAATCgctcgccgcttcttcttcttctctgtctctcaacAGCTCCTCGCAGCCTGAGTTGTCTCTGCTCCTTGGCCAgtgtcctctgtctcctctcccttgctcgcttcttctgacGCCGACCTTTCCTTCGTGGTTGCACTCGCGCCGTGTCTCCATCGCTTCGCCGCAGCCGTGAGGTTCCACGACTGCACCCGAAAAGCCAACTCGGACGGAGGCGCTGGCCGCGAgactcgcgtctccgccggCGCCTTCAGGCCTGCAGGTGAGACGCGcagcagaaggcagaggagcgAAAGGCGGccggaacgaagaagaggagtgCGAGCTGAAAGATGCGACCGCCACAGAAGCGCCCATGGCATGCGATGAAGCAGAGCGGCATGTGACAGGGTAGGGAGACATtggacgaaagaagaggaacacaGTCCTGTTCCATGAGGGCTGATCGGAACTGAAAGGGGTCCCTAatctttcgtttctctcctcttcttcccggatctcggtgtctctctccagtcccTCGGCGCCACCCTCGTTTCGCCTTTCCGaacctgtctcctcttcgttcttgtcgcttccttccctcAAGCCAGCAGCTCCCCCTCGTCCCTCTGGACACCGCGCTCTCGGCGTCGCCTCCCTCGCTTCCCGTGTAGAAACAGAATCCGAGTCGCTCACACGCTGGCCCTGAGAGGCGCCCGACACAAGGATGCCGCCTCGCCCCGCCGGCTGTCCATACACCCGAGCGGCGGCCGGCTCTTCCGCCAACGCCTGCCGCCGCGACTGGGGAGTCGCTGAGCGCGATCCCTTGGAGGCACAGGAAGCGACTCTTTCAGGAAGCTGTCGTGCATGGGTGCCGTccccgcgttcttctccaggcACACTGGCCTGGtcaggacgagaaagacacgACAGGTCGAGCGTCGCTAGACCTCGTAAACTTGGCTTGTCCTTCTCGAAGGCGGAACCATCGTCGCTTCCTTTGTCTGTTGCATCTTCGTCATCTCggcagaaggaggcgaggTGACGCGAGTGAAGCatcggcgagaagaagaacggcggTGACAGCATCCACCTTCTGCGCGGCTCTCGCTCGGGCGCCCCACAGCAGCTCCGCGGCGACTGCGGGCGTCTGTCGAGAGGCAACTTCGACTCCTGGGTCGGCGCGGAGACCGAGCGCTGGAACGCAAGGAGACTTGGACGCCAGTGGCACTCGTCCGCTGAGAGACGCGACTCTTCGCGCTCGTCAGAGAAAAGCCGCTCGCGACCTGCATGAAACAAAGTCACAGACGAAGACCCCGAGACCACAGAGCGGACCTCAGACGccggcggagacgccgacacacgcaaagaacgcagaagcagcaacGGATgcacggaggaagaagacgcggaagaggaagaggaggaagaggaggaagcgaaggaggcagaggaggaagcgaaggaggcagaggcagaagaagagggagaggagggagaggaggaagaggaggaggcagaggcagaagaagagggagatgaggaagaggaggaagcgaaggaggcagaggcagaagaagaggaagaggaggaagaggagaatgaCGAGGCGCACGagtgagggagagaagggactCGCATTTCAGCAGTCGATTGAAACGAATCCGAATGGAGATTTGTTTCCCCTTtcgacagcgaggaggacACCGCTGGTCTACCAGAGGAATCATGCAGCTGCGAATTCAGCTGAGAATAAGGAACACGGCAATACAGGCCAGGCGTCGCCTGAGGATACACCGCATACCCCGCAGACGGCGCATCCGAGGCGACAGGAAGCACAGAGGCAACGTCCGCCGAGGCGCCCATGTGCGACCACGACGCGAAGCTCGGCTGAGGCGAGGCGAGGGCACAGGAGGGCTGCTGGAGGGTCTGCACTTGGGCGGGGATcgagtgtgcatgcgcaagagacagtggagacagcgcaggGAGTAGGGAGGCCGAGGAGCCGTGAGAGGCCCTCCCAGGACCGGGAGCAAAGGCCCACTGTAGCGGGAGGGAAAGGtaagagacaggagacggcgCCACCACGTGAtaagaagaagacggcgaagatgGCGAGGTCGAAGACACTGTGTAGACAGGCAGTGCGACGCAAGAGGGCAGCGGGAGAAACATCAGTTCTCGGGGCAGGGTCTCAGCCGGTTGCGAGTCAGGATCCCGAGAAACGTCCAACCATGGACGAGAAGGCAACCATTGTGGGGACGCTTGGTGGCCATCGAGTTGCGACGCGGTCGGCGCCTCGAGTTCCGGAGTCGCAGCAGCAGATATGGACTCTCTATTCCCCGATGGCGGCCCTCCCAAACTCCTGCTCGTGCTGCAGTCTCCGACGAAGACGGAtggagggagaagcggagacagacggttTGCCGCCGTGAAGTCCAGCGTCGATGTCCTCTCTCCTAGGGAGAGGCCTTGCTCCAGACGCCCTTGTCTGTCCGTCTCATTCGCGGGTCCCCCGAGGTCCTGTTCTCGTCCTCTCAGGTACGGCGGGGCGCCGAGGAGGCGCCTTTCATCTGAGGCGCCACGAGACACACATCCAGAGGAAACAGGctgcgagggagaggagaaacgcgagccGTCCTCAAtgccttttgtctctttttggGGGCTGAtgcctccgtctctctcgctctcgacaCCTGGTCGCCCCATTCTCTCTTCGGTCATTCCTTCCTCGCGACTCTCTCGGggactgtctctctcgagctctCCGCCCAactgtctcctgcctcgcCACGCGGGGTCCTTCccgagacgcaggagacatctgtctccgtcggaaTCTCCATTCGGGCGCGACacacgcgtctctctgtgtgggGCAGGACACCCCGTTGCCTCCACGAGCCTCTCTTGGAACGGTGGCTCTCGCGCAGCATCGCgggcctctctgtctctgagtCTCCAccccctgtcttcttctggtcTCCACCTCTTGGCATCTTCGTTTCTCAACCTCCAGTCTCCGTCATGTCTCATTCCCTCGTCTCCACCGGGTCTCTGCcaactgtctccgtcctGTCTCAACCTCCAGCCTCCTTCGTGTCTCGATCCTCTGTCTGcactgtgtctcctccaactgtctccgtcgggCCTGTATCTCCTGTCTAcactgtgtctcctccaaCTGTCTCCATCGCCTCTCCACGCCCTGTCAGCTTCTTGTCTCAACCTCCAGTCatccccttcgtctcttaATCTCCAGTCACCCCCTCCGTGTCTCAACCTCCAGTCACCCTCTTCATGTCTCcagttgctgtctctctcttggagTCTCCGTCTCCTATCTCCATTGGCTCTCCACCCCGAGTCTCGCTCGAAGTCCGCAGGCGGGACCGTCGCCCTTCGCCACGGCCGGCTCGTCGGCGAGTCTgccccgctgtctcctcctgcttcGTCGCTCCACGTGCAGAAGCGCaggtcgcgtctctctccaccctcgctgtctcttcgggCGCTCCGCGCCTCTGCTCCACTGACTCCTTCACTCTCCGTCTCGGGTGCGTCGCTGTCGAAGTCTCTGGACGTCGGGCAGCGTTCCAGAGCGGCAAACAACTCCTGGGCGTTTCTGATAGGTCCGCGGACGAGGCCCCAGCCGAGCCCCACAGGTTCTCGACGGAGCCAGTCGGGTCTatctccgctgtctccaggagacacctgtgaggagcgcgaggagcAGGTGGTCGACGGAGTCCT
Protein-coding regions in this window:
- a CDS encoding hypothetical protein (encoded by transcript TGME49_234300), with amino-acid sequence MTRDDRARTRARQPQNGGLSHRFVSSASSPEHWRNLMPLRRERGEMNAYAWDALERHGPTPAPPSRIFPSSSSFSSSSLPPSSVSPSVSSSQYSSLLASSLPSSTTDRSSHSAAAALPTSLASSSPCSSPSSSSLASSSSSSSSSSSSSSCSSSSCSFSSSSSCSSSWSFPYATPSESSAFPSLSSQRAREFSFVSFMDDLLATWAGDGADSPVACSPGAWRQSEERGTVRSCVTSLSRPGLWSPQTVSANAHLAALDSFSLRMTGADDSEKHPVSPQRNSLPQASPREASSASSSAFSSSSSSSSSSSSNAASHSSPSHDRWGVSLGFLHGASVSPLPPESLRAVSPLRLGPLLDSLQGSRRSWGVSSGRQSLSPFCSASSPEGLSSPQSSCLPSSFRGVSPPRLPSFSAPHSPPLRGFQASSSASSPASLAWLVGSDPGTLRNAAFLSPCQIVSGGSEQSANCFLGPAEQRETRSLHASFGQRGREFSPRPVSSASAPSGLAPGLVAGLVAGVAPGVPGEGRWSAREDTDFDEDGSVFSMTDSQYALRLFIPVDIPRMVNLERIFRAFHARTPSTTCSSRSSQVSPGDSGDRPDWLRREPVGLGWGLVRGPIRNAQELFAALERCPTSRDFDSDAPETESEGVSGAEARSARRDSEGGERRDLRFCTWSDEAGGDSGADSPTSRPWRRATVPPADFERDSGWRANGDRRRRLQERDSNWRHEEGDWRLRHGGGDWRLRDEGDDWRLRQEADRAWRGDGDSWRRHSVDRRYRPDGDSWRRHSADRGSRHEGGWRLRQDGDSWQRPGGDEGMRHDGDWRLRNEDAKRWRPEEDRGWRLRDREARDAAREPPFQERLVEATGCPAPHRETRVSRPNGDSDGDRCLLRLGKDPAWRGRRQLGGELERDSPRESREEGMTEERMGRPGVESERDGGISPQKETKGIEDGSRFSSPSQPVSSGCVSRGASDERRLLGAPPYLRGREQDLGGPANETDRQGRLEQGLSLGERTSTLDFTAANRLSPLLPPSVFVGDCSTSRSLGGPPSGNRESISAAATPELEAPTASQLDGHQASPQWLPSRPWLDVSRDPDSQPAETLPRELMFLPLPSCVALPVYTVSSTSPSSPSSSYHVVAPSPVSYLSLPLQWAFAPGPGRASHGSSASLLPALSPLSLAHAHSIPAQVQTLQQPSCALASPQPSFASWSHMGASADVASVLPVASDAPSAGYAVYPQATPGLYCRVPYSQLNSQLHDSSGRPAVSSSLSKGETNLHSDSFQSTAEMRVPSLPHSCASSFSSSSSSSSSASASFASSSSSSPSSSASASSSSSSPSSPSSSASASFASSSASFASSSSSSSSSASSSSVHPLLLLRSLRVSASPPASEVRSVVSGSSSVTLFHAGRERLFSDEREESRLSADECHWRPSLLAFQRSVSAPTQESKLPLDRRPQSPRSCCGAPEREPRRRWMLSPPFFFSPMLHSRHLASFCRDDEDATDKGSDDGSAFEKDKPSLRGLATLDLSCLSRPDQASVPGEERGDGTHARQLPERVASCASKGSRSATPQSRRQALAEEPAAARVYGQPAGRGGILVSGASQGQRVSDSDSVSTREAREATPRARCPEGRGGAAGLREGSDKNEEETGSERRNEGGAEGLERDTEIREEEERNERLGTPFSSDQPSWNRTVFLFFRPMSPYPVTCRSASSHAMGASVAVASFSSHSSSSFRPPFAPLPSAARLTCRPEGAGGDASLAASASVRVGFSGAVVEPHGCGEAMETRRECNHEGKVGVRRSEQGRGDRGHWPRSRDNSGCEELLRDREEEEAASDSRTAKEDARDPIHEDERLGGDTRLSASRAAARDCDEEQEREQGRQQEREQGREQEREQEREQGREQEREQGREQEREQGREQEREQGREQEREQGREQEREGREQEREQEGEQEEEQWPVDRDERRGMRDCEDVGTPRSCREASVTRRRASACGNARQSTHPRRERRIAAFEAGPSGMLIRSTRELDRRVSDILRAAGVGQPHGSSFNRSSDVSSSSFSSSSLLSPWHVRRGRLSQIVRQELSPPSLREGERDGDREGEQPREDEERRRLSAANETFVPRLLFVGPNLSFDSDDVTDGAVACGDTFASPPAETPQALGFLGWRQRRSSFFPRGASRAARARRLVEPQETVPERQRETGVAREDEREDEREDERDLEREDEREDERDDEREDEREDEESWSTVLSSSDEERLTVSMASVPHAFPLRRRCRRPAFSLSSGDSQDSLSDSRDQTVRRSFLSRWNASSARDASSSWSALGAGSDLRTLRAFLRGSAAGDSASLAGAVILPRRDARGGARLGIRGGGLLSRSAPSASERLLAVPLRFIGMRQIHPGSRRLAARVPPSIVEGQTRTDVDRPPARRAELWARNRLRRSYAEVAAGVPPRPAEDAVARLERLFAERHEEDEDEEREEEREEGEEEEREAEEEARDEEVVEERAEEDEGADEGPRTGRRGGRRHTLILSHALPSSRWNRPQGETRRRAEGEGELRATFSASSRTACHMVASLRRFASALAPDASAYIRRIRRRRRPDSSQEPGETRDASGGRRVSRREQRPDSSFASTFSVSSASSRSSAASSTSSPPSSRSASRHGSPRAADGSLFSAFSEEREMEEKALEALRAHTRKLMFRWRWLIGLKQLQAQEKGAIEERQREEQTGEPSFSWRDEAAEDARLCGDVEEEKRRWQRKENRLARVEDRLAEESREVLQFSRLLPDEASE